In Bacteroidia bacterium, a genomic segment contains:
- a CDS encoding two-component regulator propeller domain-containing protein has product MNLPGKILFLSILLIPCILYGQESPNLRFSHITVEMGLSNGSVNAFLRDRQGFMWVGTSDGLNRYDGNEVRIYEHDPADSSSLSANTVTSLLEVADGSIWVGTSGGGVSVYHPATETFSHYLHNPNDTSSLSNDYVNVIYSGRDETIWVGTNQGLNRFIPLPNGSFEVFSNQNPHQTALSNNTITSLWQDPSGVIWAGTENGLNQLHFQPGKKYPEVRGFNRNPDHQLRLKSLNIKYLYEDPEYRGQILWVATRNGLHRITLDSGKNYLPVGLTYYSGDPEQADSLSENFVTSLVRDESGTLWAGTRGGGLNQLIEGHGKIHFHRHINEPSNPTSLGGNRVIALFSDHHGLLWVGLETNGISQIVTRQAILSSENPGYGSFYHHLTSDDTRESIYANVITALYEDKNGNLWIGTEGSGCRRISPDGQVLHFYPDEKNPQSLSHSLVTTFTEDREGHIWIGTFGGLNRYLPEKQGFVRYFAGKDIAGGLNNQRIFATLFDEDGILWIGTRGGGLNRFDPKTEIFTHFLNDPRQPESISNNYVWALEPEGETLIWLATDEGLNLFDKEKGTFTHFTHQRNVVNSLSNNFINTLFRDHNGTIWVGTDGGGLNKMLREGGQVVFQNYTRKNGLPDNVIYGIEEDQSGNLWISTNQGLSRFSPETNGETYSSFKNYDINDGLQSNEFNNGAHFTSPLGKMYFGGMNGYNSFWPDHIQGNPYPPEVVLTRLKILNETVSAGQTLSNGSTPLRESISQTHDLNLTHRDYVVSIEFAALNYIFPGKNRYAYKLEGFDEDWIYTGQDQKATYTNLHPGDYIFKVKACNNDGIWNETGASLSIHVSPPPWKTWWAYSIYFIISGILLAGFIHYRDQVRISLETARAEEREQVRKNAAADFHDELGNKLTKINLFIELAKRQASQTQQPLLQKVENNVQALSDGMRDLIWVLDPDQDSLYDTIVHIKDFGDGLFEHTETRFRTTGISPELEKIRLTLPVRRHLVLIFKEAMNNALKYAGGGDVFFRVHYVEGSLSIEFQDQGKGLDKEGQRTGYGLKNMQERAGKIGATFQINSPPEGGTLIVVTMILPHSGDSQANKNKILLI; this is encoded by the coding sequence ATGAATCTGCCTGGTAAAATACTGTTTCTGTCAATTCTTTTAATCCCCTGTATTTTATACGGCCAGGAATCACCCAATCTTCGGTTTAGTCATATTACCGTCGAAATGGGTCTCTCCAATGGGTCAGTCAACGCTTTTCTCCGCGATCGGCAGGGATTTATGTGGGTCGGCACCTCAGATGGCCTCAATCGCTACGACGGGAATGAGGTGCGTATATATGAACATGACCCTGCTGACTCATCTTCACTGAGTGCCAACACCGTAACGTCGCTTCTGGAGGTTGCTGACGGATCCATATGGGTTGGCACCAGCGGCGGTGGGGTAAGTGTCTATCATCCCGCTACCGAAACATTCTCCCACTATCTTCACAACCCAAATGATACTTCCAGCCTCAGCAACGATTATGTAAATGTCATTTATTCCGGCAGGGATGAAACCATATGGGTAGGAACCAATCAGGGACTCAATAGATTTATTCCACTACCCAACGGATCATTCGAAGTTTTCTCTAATCAAAATCCGCATCAAACAGCCCTTAGTAACAATACCATTACCTCCCTATGGCAGGATCCTTCCGGAGTAATTTGGGCAGGAACAGAAAATGGGCTGAATCAATTGCACTTTCAACCCGGAAAAAAATACCCTGAAGTCAGGGGATTTAACCGAAATCCCGACCATCAGCTAAGGCTTAAAAGTCTGAATATTAAATATCTCTATGAAGATCCCGAATACAGGGGGCAAATACTATGGGTAGCAACCCGCAATGGCCTCCACCGGATTACGCTGGATTCGGGGAAAAACTATCTACCGGTTGGACTAACCTACTATTCTGGTGATCCGGAACAGGCAGACAGCCTCAGTGAGAACTTTGTAACAAGTCTGGTACGGGATGAATCCGGCACACTTTGGGCAGGTACCCGTGGTGGCGGATTAAATCAGTTGATCGAGGGTCATGGAAAAATTCACTTTCACAGACATATAAATGAACCATCAAATCCTACATCTCTGGGTGGCAATCGGGTGATCGCACTATTTTCAGATCATCATGGTTTGCTTTGGGTGGGGCTGGAAACTAATGGAATCAGCCAAATAGTTACCCGACAGGCAATTCTATCGTCCGAAAATCCCGGCTATGGGAGTTTCTACCACCATTTAACCTCTGACGATACAAGGGAATCGATTTATGCAAATGTCATCACAGCGCTCTATGAAGACAAAAATGGAAATTTGTGGATCGGTACAGAAGGAAGCGGATGCCGAAGAATATCTCCGGACGGACAGGTACTACATTTTTATCCGGATGAAAAAAATCCCCAAAGTCTGAGTCATTCTCTCGTAACGACATTTACAGAAGATCGTGAAGGGCATATTTGGATAGGCACATTTGGAGGGTTAAATCGGTATTTACCAGAAAAACAGGGATTTGTCCGTTATTTCGCAGGAAAAGATATAGCGGGCGGATTAAACAACCAACGGATTTTTGCAACTCTTTTTGACGAGGACGGCATTTTATGGATTGGAACCCGTGGCGGAGGTTTGAATCGTTTTGATCCTAAGACAGAAATTTTCACCCACTTCCTGAATGACCCCCGCCAGCCTGAAAGTATTAGCAATAACTATGTATGGGCGCTGGAACCTGAAGGAGAAACGCTCATTTGGCTGGCCACAGATGAAGGGCTAAACTTATTCGACAAAGAAAAAGGAACTTTCACACATTTTACCCATCAGCGAAACGTTGTCAACAGCCTCAGCAACAATTTTATCAATACCCTTTTCAGAGATCACAACGGAACGATCTGGGTGGGAACAGACGGAGGGGGACTCAATAAAATGCTGAGGGAAGGTGGACAGGTTGTTTTTCAGAATTATACCCGAAAAAACGGGTTGCCCGATAATGTGATTTATGGCATTGAAGAGGATCAGTCAGGCAATTTGTGGATCAGTACCAACCAGGGGTTATCCCGATTTTCACCTGAGACAAACGGAGAGACTTACTCTTCCTTTAAAAACTACGATATAAACGACGGACTTCAGAGCAATGAGTTCAACAACGGCGCACATTTTACCAGCCCTTTAGGCAAAATGTATTTTGGAGGAATGAATGGATATAATTCATTTTGGCCAGACCATATTCAGGGAAATCCCTATCCGCCCGAAGTAGTATTAACCCGACTCAAAATATTGAATGAAACCGTATCTGCCGGACAAACCCTCAGCAATGGAAGCACACCCCTAAGAGAATCAATCAGTCAAACCCACGATTTGAACCTTACCCACAGAGACTATGTGGTATCCATAGAGTTTGCCGCGTTGAATTATATATTCCCTGGAAAAAACAGATATGCCTATAAATTGGAAGGATTTGATGAGGATTGGATATATACAGGTCAGGATCAAAAAGCGACTTATACCAACCTCCACCCGGGAGATTATATTTTTAAGGTAAAAGCCTGTAATAACGATGGCATATGGAATGAAACAGGAGCCAGTCTATCAATTCATGTCTCTCCCCCACCCTGGAAAACATGGTGGGCCTATTCGATCTATTTTATAATATCCGGAATACTTCTGGCTGGATTTATTCACTATAGGGATCAGGTAAGAATAAGTCTGGAAACCGCCCGTGCAGAAGAAAGAGAACAAGTCAGGAAAAATGCTGCAGCCGACTTTCACGATGAACTGGGCAATAAACTCACTAAAATCAACCTGTTTATCGAACTGGCCAAACGTCAGGCTTCTCAGACTCAGCAACCATTGCTTCAGAAGGTAGAAAATAATGTCCAGGCACTTTCTGACGGGATGCGCGATCTGATCTGGGTACTTGATCCGGATCAAGATTCTTTATATGATACAATCGTTCACATCAAAGACTTTGGTGATGGATTGTTTGAGCATACAGAAACCCGTTTCCGCACAACAGGCATAAGTCCCGAACTGGAAAAAATCAGGCTGACACTTCCTGTCAGGAGGCATCTGGTATTGATTTTTAAGGAAGCGATGAACAACGCCCTAAAATACGCTGGAGGCGGAGATGTATTTTTTCGGGTACACTATGTTGAAGGCTCCTTATCCATTGAGTTCCAGGATCAGGGGAAAGGCCTGGATAAAGAAGGCCAACGAACTGGTTATGGGCTAAAAAATATGCAGGAACGTGCTGGAAAAATCGGGGCTACTTTTCAGATTAATTCTCCGCCTGAAGGAGGTACGCTGATTGTTGTAACCATGATATTACCTCATTCGGGGGATAGCCAGGCAAATAAAAACAAGATACTTTTGATCTAA
- a CDS encoding response regulator transcription factor — translation MIHVAIIEDDKDICQTLALIIDGTPGYSCLKTFHDCESAIPDLTAFRPDVVLMDINLPGMSGIEGTKKLKTILPDLDILMLTVQADDNSVFESLRAGATGYLIKSTPPVELLQAISEVKEGGAPMSSQIARKVLQSFRTTSENPLTARETEILQQLCDGQNYKVIAENLFVSGHTIRTHVKNIYKKLHVNSRGEAVKKAIKDKLI, via the coding sequence ATGATCCATGTTGCTATTATTGAAGATGACAAAGATATCTGCCAGACACTGGCACTTATTATAGACGGTACCCCGGGGTATTCATGCCTGAAAACTTTTCATGACTGTGAATCTGCCATCCCGGATCTCACCGCGTTCCGGCCGGACGTAGTGTTAATGGATATCAATTTACCGGGTATGTCCGGAATTGAAGGCACAAAAAAGTTAAAAACTATCCTCCCAGACCTCGACATTCTGATGTTGACGGTACAGGCAGATGACAATAGCGTATTTGAATCCCTCAGGGCCGGGGCTACCGGATATCTGATCAAAAGCACTCCGCCGGTAGAATTGCTTCAGGCAATTTCAGAAGTAAAAGAAGGAGGAGCCCCCATGAGTTCACAAATTGCACGAAAAGTTTTACAATCATTCCGCACAACATCCGAGAATCCACTGACAGCAAGGGAAACAGAGATTTTACAACAACTTTGCGACGGACAAAACTATAAAGTCATAGCAGAAAATCTGTTTGTCAGCGGTCATACCATTCGCACCCATGTCAAAAATATTTATAAAAAGCTTCATGTCAATTCACGGGGTGAGGCAGTAAAAAAGGCGATAAAAGACAAATTGATCTGA
- a CDS encoding LysM peptidoglycan-binding domain-containing protein, with translation MVKRNLRDTIKPFFTLLFAGTILAMTPLRAQVGDLVFLSDDQTETASSIHFVKAGETLYSLSRKYDLPVERIKSLNGLNQNTIYPGQRLIVETTTRSATVSTTTTARVAAPAQEDPIRTPDLTPTQERTRSLGDLFVNDSPNPPSTATYTTDAYLVSRMREREEVQDPSTTKIEKRVYYQVRKGDDLFSIADTYQVSPEEILEWNAISNITPGQAIIVAKRYESATTEDLKAQQARETAERARLARSQWETNNQPQSRGVSERTAAPTPNYNMQSYAPETASSYRTTGSSYENSSPRSNPAANTIERGSFRQYVDNRITQQRFYAAHKTLAPGSKFKLMIPNNAGFVEVEVVSRLDPQNPAMVALSPACLKVLEGAGSGADITIMYE, from the coding sequence ATGGTGAAAAGAAATTTAAGAGACACAATCAAACCTTTCTTTACCCTCCTGTTCGCCGGAACGATTCTGGCAATGACACCGCTTCGCGCCCAGGTCGGAGATTTGGTTTTTTTGTCTGATGACCAGACGGAAACCGCCTCTTCTATCCATTTTGTTAAGGCTGGCGAAACCCTTTACAGCCTCTCAAGAAAATATGATCTTCCGGTGGAGCGCATTAAGTCGCTCAATGGCCTGAATCAAAACACCATTTATCCCGGACAGCGATTGATCGTCGAAACCACTACCCGCTCGGCAACAGTCAGTACAACCACAACGGCAAGAGTAGCCGCACCTGCACAGGAAGATCCTATCCGGACACCTGACCTCACCCCCACGCAGGAAAGAACCCGTAGTCTCGGGGATCTCTTTGTCAATGACAGCCCCAATCCACCTTCTACCGCCACCTACACTACGGACGCTTACCTGGTCAGCCGTATGAGAGAACGCGAAGAAGTACAGGATCCCTCCACCACTAAAATTGAAAAACGCGTCTATTATCAGGTAAGAAAAGGCGATGATCTTTTTTCCATCGCTGATACCTACCAGGTTTCTCCGGAAGAAATACTGGAATGGAATGCCATCTCCAATATTACCCCAGGTCAGGCGATCATTGTTGCCAAGCGATATGAATCGGCTACAACCGAAGACCTGAAAGCCCAGCAGGCACGCGAAACTGCGGAAAGGGCCCGTCTTGCCCGAAGCCAGTGGGAAACCAATAATCAGCCTCAATCCAGAGGCGTAAGTGAACGCACGGCTGCCCCCACACCAAACTATAATATGCAGTCTTATGCCCCGGAAACTGCTTCCAGCTACAGAACTACTGGTAGCAGTTATGAAAATTCTTCTCCACGGTCCAACCCGGCCGCCAACACCATTGAACGCGGAAGTTTCCGCCAGTATGTTGACAATCGCATAACCCAGCAACGTTTCTATGCAGCCCACAAAACACTGGCTCCCGGATCCAAATTCAAACTGATGATTCCCAATAATGCAGGCTTTGTAGAAGTGGAAGTCGTGAGCAGACTGGATCCCCAAAATCCCGCAATGGTAGCCCTCTCGCCTGCCTGCCTCAAAGTACTGGAAGGCGCAGGAAGTGGTGCCGACATTACGATTATGTATGAATAA
- a CDS encoding CPBP family glutamic-type intramembrane protease codes for MAVFVFVETELYKAIEKYNNSLNHRFYEFGHLIIVLVFYELLLAISLNPHVLAYNGVDAWFKFAQKVVPHGTLLISLALIVNWGDLLRMDWMGEKDRYDRKKEREEKKKKGKDFKPIVKKPFRPNWYYFGFMALEGFVYGSLIILFLPWIVSFLGGIADPNLSIPLSLESSQSMRDYLTNFVQDIALAFGAGFYEEIIFRGLLFMLIAWLAKKSKYFKQLKTDTQPISRMKIQVPKYNPKNSGFWLVVSVGTLIYTLSHYLYPFGDEFSIYTIIYRFLFGMIMFYIFVKRQLAIVVWTHVFYDLWYFITL; via the coding sequence ATGGCAGTATTCGTATTCGTCGAAACAGAGCTCTACAAGGCAATAGAAAAATATAACAACTCCCTGAATCATCGGTTTTATGAATTCGGACACCTGATCATTGTCCTTGTTTTTTACGAACTGCTACTGGCAATTTCTTTAAACCCCCATGTTTTGGCTTACAATGGCGTTGATGCCTGGTTTAAGTTTGCGCAGAAAGTTGTGCCGCATGGTACTCTATTGATCTCATTAGCGCTGATTGTCAACTGGGGGGATCTCCTTCGTATGGATTGGATGGGAGAAAAAGATCGCTATGACCGAAAAAAAGAGCGCGAGGAAAAGAAAAAAAAGGGGAAAGATTTCAAACCAATTGTCAAAAAACCTTTTCGCCCAAACTGGTATTACTTCGGATTTATGGCGCTGGAAGGATTTGTCTATGGTTCGCTTATCATTTTGTTTCTGCCATGGATCGTTTCTTTTCTCGGGGGAATTGCGGACCCCAATCTGAGCATTCCGCTTTCCCTTGAATCCAGTCAGTCCATGCGCGACTATCTCACCAATTTTGTTCAGGATATTGCCCTGGCTTTTGGCGCAGGATTTTATGAGGAAATTATTTTCAGAGGGCTGTTATTTATGCTAATAGCCTGGCTGGCAAAAAAGTCGAAATACTTTAAGCAACTAAAAACCGATACGCAACCCATCAGCCGGATGAAAATCCAGGTTCCCAAATATAATCCCAAAAATTCCGGGTTTTGGCTGGTCGTTTCAGTGGGAACCCTGATTTACACACTGTCTCATTATCTTTATCCATTTGGAGATGAATTCAGCATTTACACGATTATCTATCGTTTTCTGTTTGGGATGATCATGTTCTATATTTTCGTAAAAAGGCAATTGGCCATTGTGGTCTGGACGCATGTATTCTACGATTTGTGGTACTTTATCACCCTTTGA
- a CDS encoding cystathionine beta-synthase yields the protein MIYNNIIETIGNTPLVRLNSIASHIKGTVLVKVEYFNPGHSIKDRIAVKMIEDAERSGALKPGGTIIESTSGNTGMGLALAAAVKGYRCIFTMADKQSKEKIDILRAVGAEVIVCPTNVEPEDPRSYYSIAKRLGAEIPNSIWMNQYDNMSNTAAHYETTGPEIWKQTAGKITHLAAGMGTCGTISGISTYLKEQNPDIKTIGIDTYGSVFKKLHETGEIDPKEIYSYLTEGIGEDILPENCNMEVIDQIIKVTDKDAALMARKLARVEGLFVGWSCGSAVHGALEYARELKKDDVMVIILPDHGTRYLGKVFNDTWMKDRNFLDEENMLNAEQILKKKQTHTPLVTLSASQTLAEAIQIMRGENISQIPVTEGNVIIGSLNETRVLNTILDDPSLKDSPVSQAMSDPLPFVLGSTRIEVISKLINKDNPAVLVQTQNGDLDIITKYDLINVLAG from the coding sequence ATGATCTACAATAATATCATAGAAACCATCGGGAATACCCCACTGGTAAGATTAAATTCCATAGCTTCCCATATAAAAGGAACCGTTTTGGTCAAGGTTGAATATTTCAACCCTGGCCACAGTATCAAAGACCGCATTGCGGTCAAGATGATTGAAGACGCCGAAAGAAGCGGCGCGCTCAAGCCTGGCGGTACGATCATTGAAAGCACTTCCGGCAATACAGGTATGGGGCTGGCTCTGGCTGCTGCCGTGAAGGGATACCGTTGTATATTTACAATGGCAGACAAACAATCAAAGGAAAAGATAGACATTCTCCGCGCCGTAGGCGCGGAAGTCATCGTTTGTCCCACCAACGTCGAACCCGAAGACCCGAGGTCTTATTACTCCATCGCCAAACGGCTTGGCGCCGAAATCCCCAACTCCATCTGGATGAACCAGTACGACAATATGAGCAATACTGCAGCTCATTATGAAACTACGGGTCCGGAAATCTGGAAACAAACCGCTGGAAAAATCACCCATTTGGCTGCTGGTATGGGAACCTGCGGCACAATCAGTGGGATATCCACTTATTTAAAGGAACAAAATCCCGACATCAAAACCATTGGGATTGACACTTACGGATCGGTTTTCAAAAAACTTCACGAGACAGGAGAAATCGATCCGAAAGAAATCTATTCCTACCTGACCGAGGGGATTGGGGAGGACATTCTCCCGGAGAACTGCAATATGGAGGTGATAGACCAGATCATCAAGGTGACTGATAAAGACGCCGCACTGATGGCGCGCAAACTTGCCCGGGTGGAAGGATTATTTGTAGGATGGTCTTGCGGCTCGGCTGTACACGGTGCCCTCGAGTATGCGCGCGAATTGAAAAAAGACGATGTAATGGTCATCATCCTTCCCGACCACGGCACCCGGTACCTGGGCAAGGTGTTTAATGATACGTGGATGAAGGACCGCAATTTCCTCGACGAGGAAAATATGTTGAATGCAGAGCAGATCCTGAAGAAAAAGCAGACGCATACGCCACTGGTAACACTGAGTGCCAGCCAGACACTCGCAGAAGCCATCCAAATCATGAGAGGAGAAAACATTTCCCAGATACCCGTAACCGAAGGAAACGTCATTATCGGCAGCCTGAATGAAACCCGGGTGCTCAATACCATTTTGGATGACCCATCGCTGAAAGATTCGCCGGTAAGCCAGGCGATGAGCGATCCCCTGCCATTTGTGCTGGGTTCCACCCGCATCGAAGTCATCAGCAAACTCATCAACAAAGACAACCCCGCAGTGCTTGTCCAAACCCAAAACGGCGATCTCGACATCATCACCAAATACGATTTGATCAATGTGCTGGCGGGGTGA